A stretch of Phragmites australis chromosome 12, lpPhrAust1.1, whole genome shotgun sequence DNA encodes these proteins:
- the LOC133886170 gene encoding lysM domain receptor-like kinase 4 produces the protein MAAFHTLTTSSFLFFFLFSCGFAPRARAQQPYGSAIADCGNQHNSSGLLGYFCSGSSAPSCPTYLTFNARPPYADLASIAALLGADAAGLAAANSVGETATLAPGTKVLVPTTCSCTATSGGRFYQRNVTYVARSDDTLFIISNNTFQGLSTCQAVQAQGLGGAPPTSLLAGQPLAVPLRCACPSAAQAAAGVRFLVSYLVGEFDDLSAVAARFGVDAENVAAANELQTPYTIFPYTTLLIPVKSHPDISQLQTPAPPPPPPPPVVTSAPAKRSSNHVGVYIGVGVAVAAVTVIASAGAFLALRARRRRAGAVLDTGELAKKEGKVNDKSTPSVGTGQFSVSFSEAFSSISVSDIKSSLKVYTYAELKKATDDFSPDFRIGGSVYRAVFNGDASAVEVVDRNVSAEVEIMRKISHLNLIRLIGLCHHRGQWYLVTEYAEHGALRDRLLACGTGAAAPLSWAQRVQVALDVAEGLRYLHEYARPPCVHMDVTSGSVLLADEGPRAKLRSFGAARAITGGSGGEVLFTMTSRIAGTRGYIAPEYLEHGVVSPKADVYSLGVVLLELLTGKDVEELVGDGVGDPFASLRELAEEHDDDGDAVLQRLEELVDPAMPAGSCPQDAVVVMVRLIERCVRRDAAGRPSTGEVAQRLLQLSGVSAVS, from the coding sequence ATGGCCGCGTTCCATACTCTGACTACCTcctctttcttgttcttcttcctcttctcctgcGGGTTTGCGCCACGAGCCCGGGCGCAGCAGCCCTACGGCTCGGCGATCGCCGATTGCGGCAACCAGCACAACTCCTCTGGTTTGCTTGGCTACTTCTGCAGCGGCAGCAGCGCGCCGTCCTGCCCGACCTACCTCACCTTCAACGCCCGCCCGCCCTACGCCGACCTCGCATCCATTGCAGCGCTCCTCGGCGCCGACGCCGCGGGCCTCGCCGCGGCCAATTCGGTCGGGGAGACGGCAACGCTTGCGCCGGGCACCAAGGTGCTCGTCCCGACGACCTGCTCCTGCACGGCCACGTCGGGGGGACGGTTCTACCAGCGGAATGTGACGTACGTGGCGCGCTCCGACGACACGCTGTTCATCATCTCCAACAACACGTTCCAGGGCTTGTCCACTTGCCAGGCGGTCCAGGCGCAGGGCCTCGGCGGCGCGCCACCGACGAGCCTCCTGGCGGGGCAGCCGCTCGCCGTGCCGCTGCGGTGCGCCTGCCCCAGCGCCGCGCAGGCCGCGGCCGGGGTGAGGTTCCTGGTGAGCTACCTCGTGGGCGAGTTCGACGACCTCAGCGCCGTGGCCGCGCGTTTCGGCGTCGACGCCGAGAACGTCGCGGCGGCCAACGAGCTGCAGACACCGTACACTATATTCCCTTACACCACCCTGCTCATCCCCGTCAAGTCCCACCCTGACATATCGCAGCTCCAGAcaccagcgccgccgcctccgccgccgccgccggtggtaACGTCTGCGCCGGCCAAGAGGAGCAGTAACCATGTCGGGGTTTACATTGGCGTTGGTGTGGCAGTGGCGGCCGTAACTGTCATTGCCTCTGCCGGAGCTTTCCTTGCTCtgagggcgaggaggaggcgagccGGCGCCGTTCTGGACACCGGAGAACTGGCCAAGAAGGAAGGTAAAGTAAACGACAAGTCAACACCATCGGTGGGCACCGGCCAGTTCTCCGTGTCGTTCAGCGAGGCGTTCTCGAGCATTTCCGTGTCGGACATCAAGTCCTCCCTGAAAGTGTACACGTACGCGGAGCTCAAGAAGGCGACCGACGATTTCAGCCCGGATTTCCGCATCGGCGGGTCGGTATACCGCGCGGTGTTCAACGGCGACGCTTCCGCCGTCGAGGTGGTCGACCGGAACGTGTCGGCAGAGGTGGAGATCATGAGGAAGATCAGCCACCTCAATCTGATTAGGCTCATCGGCCTCTGCCACCACCGCGGCCAGTGGTACCTCGTCACCGAGTACGCCGAGCACGGCGCGCTCCGGGACCGGCTCCTCGCCTGCGGCACGGGCGCGGCCGCGCCGCTGAGCTGGGCGCAGCGGGTGCAGGTCGCCCTAGACGTCGCCGAGGGGCTCAGGTACCTGCACGAGTACGCGCGTCCGCCATGCGTGCACATGGACGTGACTAGCGGCAGCGTCCTCCTCGCCGACGAGGGCCCCCGCGCCAAGCTCCGGAGCTTCGGCGCCGCCAGGGCCATCacgggcggcagcggcggcgaggtGCTGTTCACGATGACGAGCCGCATCGCCGGGACACGCGGGTACATTGCACCGGAGTACCTGGAGCACGGCGTGGTGTCGCCCAAGGCCGACGTGTACTCCCTCGGGGTCGTGCTCCTGGAGCTCCTCACCGGGAAGGACGTCGAGGAGCTGGTGGGCGACGGCGTTGGCGACCCATTCGCCTCCTTACGTGAGCTGGCCGAGGAACACGACGATGACGGTGACGCCGTGCTGCAGAGGCTGGAGGAGCTCGTGGACCCGGCGATGCCGGCGGGGAGCTGCCCCCAAGACGCCGTCGTCGTGATGGTAAGGCTGATCGAGAGGTGCGTCCGGCGCGACGCGGCAGGCAGGCCGAGCACGGGGGAGGTGGCTCAGCGCCTTCTGCAGCTGTCCGGCGTCTCAGCGGTCAGTTAG